A genome region from Coprococcus phoceensis includes the following:
- a CDS encoding transglutaminase domain-containing protein, giving the protein MARKKKRGCLGMILGIGMSAAVVVVLGMVGTYGLKWERSYEKRNEIPYQKVNLKETNPAQKYYYESLSEEDKVVYQQILQGVLDGNGEIYLHSADAKKNNQLFQFVLNDYPEIFWCDGRGKTTIYQKGTESYSVLNPEYQYGQEERERKQKEIDAITQEVLDGAPKDGAEYEKIQYVYEYVINHTDYREGASDNQNIYSVLVNGESVCAGYARTTQYLLERLNVFCTYVTGTAKRPESSEEVPHAWNLVSCGEDYYYVDTTWGDPVYLEEVDTNIVYDYLCISEEELFQTHKPDDVIALPKCTAKDANYYVLNGMYYETYEKDTILAKMKESIQNKQSQVVFKFANEAVYAEAKEPMLEEMVKEAAEYLGKLYQLSRVKYSYKDEEILHKISIFWSYE; this is encoded by the coding sequence ATGGCGAGAAAAAAGAAGAGAGGTTGTCTCGGAATGATTTTGGGCATTGGAATGAGTGCAGCGGTCGTTGTTGTTCTGGGGATGGTTGGAACATATGGATTAAAATGGGAAAGAAGCTATGAAAAGCGAAATGAAATTCCGTATCAAAAGGTCAATTTGAAAGAGACGAATCCGGCACAAAAATATTATTATGAATCGTTGTCTGAAGAAGACAAAGTGGTGTATCAGCAAATTTTGCAAGGAGTGTTGGATGGAAATGGAGAAATTTATCTGCACAGTGCAGATGCAAAAAAGAACAATCAGTTGTTTCAATTTGTGCTCAATGATTATCCGGAGATTTTCTGGTGTGACGGAAGAGGGAAGACAACGATTTACCAAAAAGGAACAGAAAGCTATTCTGTTTTAAACCCTGAATATCAGTATGGACAAGAAGAGCGGGAGCGCAAACAAAAAGAGATTGATGCAATAACACAGGAAGTGCTTGATGGAGCGCCGAAGGATGGGGCAGAGTATGAAAAAATTCAATATGTATATGAATATGTGATCAACCATACGGATTACAGGGAAGGAGCCTCAGACAATCAGAATATTTACAGTGTATTGGTTAACGGGGAATCTGTCTGCGCAGGCTATGCGAGAACGACGCAGTATTTATTGGAGCGGTTGAATGTATTTTGCACTTATGTGACAGGGACAGCCAAGCGTCCTGAATCAAGTGAAGAGGTGCCGCATGCGTGGAATTTGGTCTCTTGTGGAGAAGACTATTACTATGTGGATACAACATGGGGAGACCCGGTGTATTTGGAGGAAGTGGACACAAATATTGTTTATGATTACCTCTGTATCTCGGAGGAGGAATTGTTTCAGACCCATAAGCCGGATGATGTGATCGCACTTCCAAAATGCACGGCTAAAGATGCGAATTATTATGTGTTGAATGGGATGTATTATGAGACATATGAAAAAGATACCATTCTTGCAAAGATGAAAGAGAGCATTCAAAATAAGCAAAGCCAGGTCGTTTTTAAATTTGCAAATGAAGCGGTATATGCAGAAGCAAAAGAGCCGATGCTGGAAGAAATGGTGAAAGAGGCCGCGGAGTATTTGGGAAAATTATATCAGTTATCCCGTGTCAAATATTCTTATAAAGATGAAGAAATACTGCATAAAATCAGCATTTTCTGGAGCTATGAATAA
- a CDS encoding sensor histidine kinase, which translates to MKEFRSYWKKNKRWIGISFSFAVIFTVILMLYDISADTVWYAFALCFSVEVILLAVDFVKYYGKCKRMEEQYLNINICVPEDGEPEDLVERYYQEMVNTLFEGKAKIESDNNIARKEMLDYYSLWVHQIKTPIAAMRILLQAAEEISFEKRTELEMELFKIEQYVEMALSYIRLGNMASDLKLQWYPMDEIIKPAVKKYSKLFILKKIKLKYEPIENKILTDEKWLGLVVEQILSNALKYTNEGTISIYLEPKKENVLVIEDTGIGIWQEDLPRVFEKGFTGYNGRTDKKSTGIGLYLCKSIVDKLNHRIYISSEVSKGTKIFLNLNRDDF; encoded by the coding sequence ATGAAAGAATTCAGATCATACTGGAAGAAAAATAAAAGATGGATAGGAATTAGCTTTAGTTTCGCTGTGATTTTTACAGTCATTTTAATGTTGTATGATATATCGGCAGACACCGTGTGGTATGCATTTGCACTTTGTTTTAGTGTGGAGGTGATTCTTCTTGCTGTTGATTTTGTGAAATATTATGGAAAATGTAAGCGGATGGAGGAACAGTATCTCAATATCAATATCTGTGTCCCGGAGGATGGAGAACCTGAGGATCTGGTGGAGAGGTATTATCAGGAGATGGTTAATACACTGTTCGAGGGGAAAGCGAAAATAGAGTCTGATAACAATATCGCTAGAAAAGAAATGCTTGATTACTACAGTCTTTGGGTGCATCAGATAAAAACACCGATTGCCGCAATGCGGATTTTACTTCAGGCTGCTGAGGAGATTTCATTTGAAAAACGCACTGAGCTTGAGATGGAGCTATTTAAAATTGAACAGTATGTGGAGATGGCACTGTCTTATATCCGTTTGGGGAATATGGCATCAGACTTAAAGCTGCAGTGGTACCCGATGGATGAGATTATCAAACCTGCAGTAAAAAAATACTCTAAGTTATTTATTCTCAAGAAAATAAAACTGAAATATGAGCCGATTGAGAATAAGATACTGACAGATGAAAAGTGGCTTGGCCTTGTTGTCGAACAGATTTTATCCAACGCACTGAAGTACACGAATGAAGGAACGATTTCTATTTATTTAGAACCAAAGAAAGAGAATGTACTGGTGATAGAAGATACCGGAATTGGTATTTGGCAGGAAGATCTTCCACGTGTGTTTGAAAAAGGATTTACCGGGTATAACGGAAGAACAGATAAGAAATCGACGGGAATCGGCCTATATCTTTGCAAAAGCATCGTCGATAAATTAAATCATAGAATTTATATATCATCGGAAGTGTCAAAAGGAACAAAAATCTTTTTGAATTTGAACCGTGATGATTTTTGA
- a CDS encoding phosphatidate cytidylyltransferase — MFKTRLLSGILLVLIALVTIISGGDILFATVLLISLIGMSELYKVLKVHNTLLGVVGYAACIVYYGMIRMGRADMVTLLTIAFLVAIMAVYVFSYPKYRSEQIMITFFGLFYVAVMLSYVYQTRELTQGAYLVWLIILCSWGCDTCAYCVGMLIGKHKMAPKLSPKKSIEGGIGGILGAALLGVIYALAINQFASGADANALEYAVICGVGGMISQVGDLAASAIKRNHDIKDYGKLIPGHGGILDRFDSVIFTAPIIYYMAVALMR, encoded by the coding sequence ATGTTTAAGACAAGATTACTGAGTGGAATTTTGCTTGTCCTAATCGCATTGGTGACAATCATCAGTGGAGGTGATATCCTGTTCGCAACAGTGCTGCTGATCAGTCTGATTGGAATGAGTGAATTATATAAAGTGCTGAAAGTGCACAACACATTACTTGGTGTGGTAGGTTATGCGGCGTGTATCGTCTATTATGGGATGATCCGTATGGGAAGAGCTGATATGGTGACATTACTTACGATTGCATTTTTAGTTGCCATTATGGCGGTGTATGTATTTTCATATCCGAAGTATCGATCAGAACAGATTATGATTACGTTTTTCGGACTGTTTTATGTGGCAGTGATGTTATCTTATGTTTACCAGACGCGAGAGCTTACACAGGGGGCATATTTAGTGTGGCTCATTATCCTTTGTTCATGGGGATGTGACACTTGTGCTTACTGTGTCGGAATGCTGATTGGAAAGCATAAGATGGCGCCGAAGCTCAGCCCGAAAAAATCTATTGAGGGCGGTATCGGGGGAATTCTCGGGGCAGCACTTTTGGGAGTAATTTATGCACTTGCAATCAATCAGTTTGCATCAGGAGCGGACGCAAATGCGTTAGAATATGCGGTTATTTGCGGTGTTGGCGGAATGATTTCCCAGGTGGGAGATTTGGCTGCATCTGCTATCAAGCGTAACCATGATATTAAAGATTACGGAAAACTGATTCCTGGACACGGTGGAATTTTAGACCGATTTGACAGTGTGATCTTTACAGCACCGATTATTTATTATATGGCGGTCGCATTGATGCGATAA
- the rseP gene encoding RIP metalloprotease RseP encodes MGIILAILVFGLIVTIHELGHFLLAKKNGIHVEEFSIGMGPRLFSKVAGDTRYSIKLLPIGGSCMMGEDDVEDMSEGSFNTKPVWARISVIAAGPIFNFILAFIFAVILVAWVGYDKPVISGVTPGYSAEVEGMQAGDRILKMNGKKINVWREVLYFNVFHPGETVDLTYERDGEKHEVTITPQKDENGAYKLGLMSPGKNEEANLFTALQYGAYEVKFWICTTLESLKMLVTGQVGVDQLSGPVGIVDMVGNTYEQSKSYGLSVVIIELMNIAILLSANLGVMNLIPFPALDGGRLVFLFIEAIRGKRVPPDKEGMVHFAGLMLLFALMIFVMFNDIKRLF; translated from the coding sequence ATGGGAATTATACTTGCAATATTGGTGTTCGGACTGATTGTGACAATCCATGAACTGGGACATTTTTTGCTGGCGAAAAAGAATGGAATCCATGTGGAGGAGTTTTCTATCGGAATGGGTCCCCGCCTGTTCAGCAAAGTAGCCGGAGATACAAGGTATTCGATCAAACTGCTTCCAATCGGAGGCTCCTGTATGATGGGCGAAGATGATGTAGAGGATATGTCCGAGGGAAGTTTTAACACAAAGCCTGTCTGGGCAAGAATTTCTGTTATTGCAGCCGGACCGATTTTTAATTTTATATTGGCATTTATTTTTGCGGTAATACTGGTTGCGTGGGTTGGCTATGATAAACCGGTGATTTCCGGTGTGACACCAGGATATTCTGCGGAGGTAGAAGGAATGCAGGCTGGAGACCGGATTCTTAAGATGAATGGAAAGAAAATTAATGTTTGGCGTGAGGTGCTTTACTTTAATGTATTCCATCCGGGAGAAACGGTAGACCTCACATATGAGCGAGATGGGGAAAAACATGAGGTGACAATTACGCCTCAAAAAGATGAAAACGGAGCATACAAACTAGGGTTGATGTCTCCTGGCAAGAACGAAGAGGCGAATTTGTTCACGGCGTTGCAGTATGGGGCTTATGAAGTGAAATTTTGGATCTGTACCACTTTAGAAAGTTTGAAGATGCTTGTCACCGGGCAGGTGGGAGTTGATCAGCTATCCGGACCCGTTGGTATCGTTGACATGGTCGGAAATACGTATGAGCAGAGTAAATCATATGGATTATCGGTTGTGATTATAGAATTGATGAATATTGCCATTTTATTATCAGCAAACCTTGGTGTGATGAATCTGATACCATTTCCGGCATTGGATGGCGGAAGACTTGTGTTTTTGTTTATTGAGGCGATACGAGGCAAACGAGTGCCGCCGGATAAAGAAGGTATGGTGCATTTCGCGGGATTGATGCTGTTGTTTGCGCTGATGATATTCGTGATGTTTAACGATATAAAGAGATTATTTTAA
- a CDS encoding isoprenyl transferase produces MNVPQHVAIILDGNGRWAKKKGMPRNYGHAQGSKNVERICEEAYKMGIKYLTVYAFSTENWSRPKSEVDALMKLLRNYMKTCLKTAEKNRMKVRVIGDKTALDDDIRKRIDELEEASKNNDGLNFQIALNYGSRDEMIRAMKRMCTDCEDGRLHADEISETVFEQYLDTHDIPDPDLLIRTSGEQRLSNYLLWQLAYSEFYFTDVLWPDFTKEELKKAIEHYNSRDRRFGGVKEGEE; encoded by the coding sequence ATGAACGTACCACAGCACGTGGCGATTATTTTAGATGGAAATGGTCGTTGGGCAAAGAAAAAAGGGATGCCAAGAAACTATGGGCATGCACAGGGAAGCAAGAATGTGGAGCGCATCTGTGAAGAGGCATATAAGATGGGAATCAAATATCTGACAGTCTATGCGTTTTCGACGGAGAACTGGAGCAGACCGAAAAGTGAAGTGGATGCATTGATGAAACTTCTCAGAAATTATATGAAGACCTGCCTGAAAACGGCAGAGAAAAACCGTATGAAAGTCCGGGTGATTGGCGACAAGACCGCCCTGGATGATGATATTCGAAAAAGAATCGATGAGCTTGAGGAAGCGTCAAAGAATAATGATGGATTGAATTTTCAAATTGCATTAAATTACGGAAGCCGTGATGAGATGATCCGTGCGATGAAAAGGATGTGTACAGACTGTGAGGACGGACGCTTGCATGCAGACGAAATCAGCGAAACAGTATTTGAACAGTATTTGGATACACATGATATTCCGGATCCGGATCTTCTGATCCGCACAAGTGGGGAACAGCGGTTATCGAACTATTTGTTATGGCAGCTTGCGTACAGTGAATTTTATTTTACAGATGTATTGTGGCCGGATTTTACGAAAGAGGAATTGAAAAAAGCCATTGAGCATTATAATAGTAGAGACAGACGTTTTGGGGGCGTGAAGGAAGGAGAAGAATAG
- a CDS encoding response regulator transcription factor, protein MYKILIVEDDMMIAKTLSSHLEKWDYEVRYVKDFKNVMNDFLEFDPQLVLMDIILPLFNGFHWCTEIRKIAKTPIVFLSSASDNMNIVMAMNMGGDDFIEKPFDLNVVTAKVQAMLRRAYSFQGNLNVLEHQGLLLNLNDGIVSYKEKKTELTKNEFKILQVLMEHAGKIVTREELMTALWESDAFVDDNTLTVNVTRLRRKLAELAAVEFIKTKKGIGYIIET, encoded by the coding sequence ATGTATAAGATATTGATTGTAGAAGATGATATGATGATTGCGAAGACACTGAGCAGTCATTTGGAAAAATGGGACTATGAAGTGCGCTATGTCAAAGATTTTAAAAATGTGATGAATGATTTTTTGGAGTTTGATCCGCAGCTGGTGCTGATGGATATTATATTGCCACTGTTTAATGGGTTTCACTGGTGTACGGAGATACGAAAAATAGCAAAGACACCGATTGTATTTTTGTCGTCGGCATCCGATAATATGAATATTGTGATGGCGATGAATATGGGCGGCGATGATTTTATTGAAAAACCATTCGATCTGAATGTTGTGACAGCCAAAGTGCAGGCAATGCTGCGAAGAGCCTACTCATTTCAGGGAAATTTAAATGTTCTGGAGCATCAGGGACTGTTGCTGAATCTGAATGATGGGATTGTAAGCTATAAAGAAAAAAAGACGGAATTGACTAAAAATGAATTTAAGATTTTGCAGGTTTTGATGGAGCATGCAGGAAAAATTGTGACAAGAGAAGAGTTGATGACGGCACTTTGGGAGAGCGATGCTTTTGTGGATGACAATACACTGACAGTCAATGTCACAAGGCTTAGGCGGAAACTTGCTGAACTTGCTGCTGTAGAGTTTATAAAGACAAAGAAAGGGATTGGATATATTATAGAGACATGA
- the pyrH gene encoding UMP kinase, translated as MKRVLLKLSGEALAGDKKTGFDEATCIGVANQVKQLVNDGIQVAIVTGGGNFWRGRTSETIDRTKADQIGMLATVMNCIYVSDIFRHVGMKTEIFTPFTCGAFTSLFSKDAAVEALNSGKVIFFAGGTGHPYFSTDTGAVLRAIEIEADAMLLAKAIDGIYDSDPKLNPDAKKYDEITIQETIDKRLAAVDLAASILCMENKMPMLVFGLNEENSIVETMKGTFTGTKVTV; from the coding sequence ATGAAAAGAGTGTTATTAAAGCTGAGCGGGGAAGCTTTAGCAGGAGATAAAAAGACTGGTTTTGATGAGGCAACTTGTATCGGGGTTGCCAATCAGGTAAAGCAGCTGGTAAACGATGGGATCCAGGTCGCAATCGTGACAGGCGGCGGGAACTTCTGGAGAGGAAGAACAAGTGAGACGATCGACCGCACAAAGGCAGACCAGATTGGAATGCTTGCAACGGTTATGAACTGTATTTACGTATCTGATATTTTCAGACATGTTGGAATGAAGACAGAGATTTTCACACCGTTTACATGCGGCGCATTTACAAGTCTGTTTTCAAAAGACGCAGCAGTTGAGGCGTTAAACAGTGGAAAGGTTATTTTCTTTGCAGGAGGAACAGGACATCCATATTTTTCAACAGATACAGGAGCAGTTCTTCGGGCGATTGAGATTGAGGCGGATGCAATGCTGCTTGCAAAGGCAATTGACGGTATTTACGACAGCGATCCGAAGTTGAACCCGGATGCGAAAAAATATGATGAGATCACAATTCAGGAGACGATTGACAAACGTCTTGCGGCTGTAGATCTTGCGGCGTCTATTTTATGTATGGAGAATAAGATGCCGATGTTAGTCTTCGGATTGAATGAAGAAAACAGTATTGTTGAGACAATGAAAGGTACATTCACAGGAACAAAAGTGACAGTATAA
- a CDS encoding ClC family H(+)/Cl(-) exchange transporter: MKKDTSYVLNRAERFHMVLIGEGLLVGAVAGGIVLLYRLVLAYAGEWLQMILHYAKGSPVKMCLWFVILVLFAVIVGLLVKWEPMISGSGIPQLEGEMIGKLNQRWYRVLPAKFLGGFLSLFAGLSLGREGPSIQLGAMTGKGISKMLDRGKTEEKFLLTCGASAGLSAAFHAPLAGVMFSLEEIHKNFSVSVLVSVMTSSITADYISSKVFGLDPVFQFDIGHALPQSYYWMILLLGVILGVMGAFYNWFTLTVQGLYKKTKGLNEITKVMLPFLLAGVLGFIMPELLGSGHNLIDALTHGELALTSVVFLLVAKFVFSAICFGSGAPGGIFFPLLVLGAFIGGIFGMVGTTYFGMSPEYINNFVLLAMAGYFTAIVRAPITGIILIFEMTGSLSQMLSLSVVSIVAYVVASLMKSEPIYESLLGRLLKNRGEEQVKTTGQKILSEHVIMHGSLLVHKAVAQIDWPKHCLLVAIKRGEKEIIPKGGTILSASDVIVTINDERDFSYVHEKMEALCAEQIQE; this comes from the coding sequence GTGAAAAAGGATACGTCGTACGTTCTAAACAGAGCGGAACGATTTCATATGGTGTTGATTGGAGAAGGTCTTCTAGTTGGAGCAGTGGCGGGGGGAATTGTGCTGCTATACCGGCTTGTGCTGGCATATGCAGGAGAGTGGCTGCAGATGATTTTGCATTATGCAAAAGGTTCTCCGGTCAAGATGTGTTTGTGGTTCGTTATTTTGGTACTGTTTGCGGTTATTGTAGGCTTGCTTGTGAAGTGGGAGCCGATGATCTCAGGAAGTGGAATTCCACAGCTTGAAGGAGAGATGATCGGGAAACTGAATCAGCGGTGGTATAGAGTGCTGCCAGCAAAGTTCTTAGGAGGATTTTTATCTTTGTTTGCCGGACTTTCTCTTGGAAGAGAGGGCCCGTCCATTCAGCTTGGCGCAATGACGGGAAAAGGAATTTCCAAAATGCTTGACAGGGGAAAGACAGAAGAAAAATTTTTGCTGACTTGTGGTGCCAGTGCGGGACTATCTGCGGCATTTCATGCACCTCTTGCAGGGGTGATGTTTTCACTTGAAGAAATTCATAAGAATTTTTCAGTGTCTGTGCTCGTGTCTGTCATGACCTCATCGATTACGGCAGATTATATTTCTTCAAAGGTATTTGGACTGGATCCGGTATTTCAATTTGATATTGGGCATGCATTACCACAGAGTTATTATTGGATGATTCTGCTGCTTGGTGTCATCCTTGGTGTGATGGGAGCTTTTTATAATTGGTTTACGTTAACTGTACAAGGACTTTATAAAAAGACAAAAGGATTAAACGAAATCACAAAAGTTATGCTCCCATTTTTGTTAGCGGGTGTTTTGGGATTTATCATGCCGGAACTTCTTGGAAGCGGGCATAATCTGATCGATGCTTTGACCCATGGAGAGTTGGCTCTTACAAGTGTTGTTTTTTTGCTTGTCGCAAAGTTTGTGTTCTCTGCCATTTGTTTTGGCAGTGGTGCACCTGGAGGAATATTTTTTCCGCTTCTGGTGTTAGGGGCATTTATCGGCGGTATTTTTGGAATGGTCGGAACGACATATTTCGGAATGAGCCCGGAGTATATCAATAACTTTGTCCTGCTTGCTATGGCCGGGTATTTTACTGCGATAGTAAGAGCGCCGATTACCGGAATTATCTTGATTTTTGAGATGACCGGATCGCTAAGTCAGATGCTGTCGCTGTCAGTTGTCTCGATTGTGGCATATGTGGTCGCAAGTTTGATGAAATCAGAGCCGATTTATGAAAGCTTGCTGGGCAGACTTTTGAAAAATCGGGGGGAAGAGCAGGTGAAAACAACGGGTCAGAAGATATTATCTGAGCATGTTATCATGCATGGCTCTTTGTTGGTACATAAAGCGGTAGCGCAGATTGACTGGCCAAAACACTGCCTTTTAGTTGCGATTAAGCGTGGCGAAAAAGAGATCATCCCAAAAGGAGGGACTATTTTGTCCGCAAGCGATGTGATTGTTACGATAAATGACGAGAGGGATTTTTCTTATGTACATGAGAAAATGGAGGCGTTGTGTGCAGAACAAATACAGGAGTAA
- the frr gene encoding ribosome recycling factor: MNEKLQVYDTKMQKTLHSLDAELATIRAGRANPHILDKLTVDYYGSATPIQQVANISVPEARMIQIQPWEKSMVKEIEKAILTSDIGINPTNDGTVIRLVFPELTEERRKELVKDVKKKGEAAKVAVRNIRRDGNDAFKKLKGSDVSEDEIKGLEEELQKLTDKYIKEVDKSVEAKSKEVLTV; this comes from the coding sequence ATGAACGAAAAATTACAGGTATATGATACAAAGATGCAGAAAACATTACACAGTCTGGATGCAGAGCTTGCAACAATCCGTGCAGGGCGCGCTAACCCACACATTTTAGATAAGCTGACAGTAGATTATTATGGTTCAGCAACACCGATTCAGCAGGTGGCAAATATCTCTGTTCCAGAGGCTCGTATGATTCAGATTCAGCCATGGGAAAAGAGTATGGTAAAAGAGATTGAAAAAGCAATCCTGACATCAGATATCGGAATCAATCCGACAAATGACGGTACAGTAATTCGCCTTGTGTTCCCGGAACTGACAGAAGAACGAAGAAAAGAACTTGTAAAAGATGTTAAGAAAAAAGGTGAGGCAGCAAAAGTTGCAGTCAGAAATATCCGTCGTGATGGAAATGACGCATTTAAGAAGTTAAAAGGAAGCGATGTTTCTGAAGACGAGATCAAAGGATTAGAAGAAGAATTACAAAAATTAACAGATAAATACATCAAAGAAGTAGATAAATCAGTAGAAGCAAAATCAAAAGAAGTTCTTACTGTTTAA
- the dxr gene encoding 1-deoxy-D-xylulose-5-phosphate reductoisomerase, with translation MKKIAILGSTGSIGTQTLEVVRENKDIEVLGLAAGNNIKLLERQIREFHPKMAAVWSEERAKELRENVKDLNIKIVSGMEGLIELSVMEESEILVTAIVGMIGIRPTIEAIKAGKDIALANKETLVTAGHIIMPLAKEYQVAILPVDSEHSAIFQSLQGGQEKALHKILLTASGGPFRQKTREELLNIQVEDALKHPNWEMGRKITIDSSTLVNKGLEVIEAKWLFDVSLDQIEVVVHPQSIIHSMVEYVDGAIIAQLGTPDMKLPIQYALYYPERRFLPGDRLDFAALSKLTFEKPDMETFYGLRLAFEAGKEGGSLPTVFNAANELAVSKFLERKIKYLEIPEIIEHCMQAHKTIADPSVDEILQTEQEVYEQIESRWW, from the coding sequence ATGAAGAAAATAGCAATACTGGGATCTACAGGATCCATAGGAACACAGACGTTAGAAGTTGTCCGAGAAAATAAGGATATAGAGGTACTTGGACTTGCGGCAGGGAATAACATCAAACTTTTGGAGAGACAGATTCGGGAATTTCATCCGAAGATGGCGGCAGTATGGAGCGAGGAACGCGCAAAAGAGCTGCGTGAGAATGTGAAGGATCTGAATATCAAAATTGTGTCAGGCATGGAGGGACTCATTGAACTGTCTGTTATGGAAGAGAGTGAGATCCTTGTGACTGCGATTGTGGGAATGATTGGGATTCGACCAACAATTGAGGCAATCAAGGCAGGAAAAGACATTGCACTTGCGAACAAAGAGACACTGGTGACAGCGGGACATATCATTATGCCGCTTGCAAAAGAATATCAGGTGGCGATTCTTCCAGTGGACAGTGAACACAGCGCCATTTTTCAGTCTCTTCAGGGGGGACAGGAGAAAGCGCTTCATAAGATTCTACTGACGGCATCGGGCGGACCTTTCCGCCAAAAGACAAGAGAAGAACTTCTCAATATTCAGGTCGAAGATGCACTGAAACACCCCAATTGGGAGATGGGAAGAAAGATTACAATCGATTCTTCTACATTGGTTAACAAAGGTTTGGAAGTCATTGAAGCAAAATGGCTTTTTGATGTGTCACTTGATCAGATTGAGGTCGTTGTGCATCCGCAGAGTATCATTCATTCGATGGTGGAATATGTGGACGGCGCGATCATTGCGCAGCTTGGAACACCGGATATGAAACTGCCGATACAGTATGCATTATATTATCCGGAGAGAAGATTTCTGCCGGGAGACAGATTGGATTTTGCAGCATTGTCAAAGCTGACATTTGAAAAACCGGATATGGAGACGTTCTATGGACTTCGTCTTGCATTTGAAGCGGGAAAAGAGGGAGGGTCACTTCCGACGGTATTCAATGCGGCGAATGAACTTGCAGTTAGTAAGTTTTTGGAGCGAAAGATTAAGTATCTGGAGATACCAGAGATTATCGAGCATTGTATGCAGGCACACAAAACGATAGCAGATCCATCGGTAGATGAGATTTTACAGACGGAACAAGAAGTATATGAACAGATAGAAAGCAGGTGGTGGTAA
- a CDS encoding peptidoglycan-binding protein has translation MNRITTAQIDNADKGKLQINVTSDINSYPISEAKISITYTGVPESPIEELTTDSSGQTEVLELDTPPLEYSLNPTIEYQPYSEYTLNVSAPGFEPLSIAGAEILPDVTAIQNITMHPMTDPEPPEDVFVIPAHTLYGEYPPKIPEDEIKPLQETGEIVLSRVVVPEYIVVHDGSPRDSTAKNYYVKYKDYIKNVASSEIYATWPQDTIRANVLAIMSFTLNRVYTEWYRNQGYDFTITSSTAFDHKWIPERNVFDTISEIVDEQFASYLSRPNVRQPILTQYCDGRRVQCPNWMTQWGSKALGDQGYSPIEILRYYYGDNMYINTAQEISGVPSSWPGYTLSNGSSGDKVRQMQEQLNVIAGAYPAIPKVAVDGIYGPATAASVRKFQSVFGLPETGTVDYRTWYKISEIYVGVSRIAELV, from the coding sequence ATGAACCGTATCACTACCGCACAGATTGACAACGCTGATAAAGGAAAACTTCAGATCAATGTCACCTCCGACATAAATTCCTATCCAATCTCAGAGGCTAAAATATCCATTACTTATACCGGCGTTCCAGAATCTCCGATTGAAGAATTGACAACCGATTCCTCAGGACAGACCGAAGTGTTGGAATTAGATACACCACCACTTGAATACAGCCTAAATCCAACTATCGAATACCAGCCATATTCCGAATACACTCTGAACGTGTCTGCTCCTGGTTTCGAACCACTAAGTATTGCCGGGGCAGAAATCCTTCCGGACGTCACCGCCATCCAGAATATTACTATGCACCCGATGACCGATCCAGAACCTCCGGAGGATGTATTTGTTATTCCCGCTCACACATTATATGGAGAATATCCACCTAAAATTCCAGAAGATGAAATCAAGCCTCTGCAGGAAACCGGCGAAATTGTACTGAGCCGGGTTGTCGTACCGGAATACATTGTCGTTCACGACGGCTCTCCGCGAGACAGCACTGCAAAAAACTACTATGTCAAATATAAAGATTATATCAAAAATGTGGCATCCAGCGAAATTTATGCCACATGGCCACAGGATACTATCCGTGCAAATGTGCTCGCGATTATGTCATTTACACTAAACCGCGTCTATACTGAATGGTACAGAAATCAAGGATACGACTTTACAATCACTTCCTCAACTGCCTTCGACCACAAATGGATTCCGGAGCGTAACGTCTTTGATACAATCTCAGAAATCGTAGATGAGCAGTTTGCAAGCTATCTGTCCCGTCCAAATGTCAGGCAGCCAATTTTGACTCAATACTGTGACGGCAGGCGTGTCCAATGTCCGAACTGGATGACACAGTGGGGTTCCAAGGCACTCGGCGACCAAGGATACTCACCTATTGAAATTCTGCGCTACTACTACGGTGACAATATGTACATTAATACTGCTCAGGAAATTTCCGGCGTACCTTCCTCGTGGCCTGGCTATACCCTTTCCAATGGTTCTTCCGGGGACAAAGTTCGTCAGATGCAGGAACAACTCAATGTGATTGCCGGTGCCTATCCTGCAATTCCAAAAGTTGCTGTGGACGGCATCTATGGTCCTGCGACTGCTGCCTCTGTGCGAAAATTCCAATCCGTCTTTGGACTCCCTGAAACGGGAACAGTCGATTATCGCACATGGTATAAAATCTCCGAAATTTACGTAGGAGTCTCCAGAATTGCTGAGCTCGTGTAA